AAGGAACCGGGCAAGATCCGCAGTATGTTCGGGGCCATTGCCCACCGCTACGACTTGCTCAACCACACCCTCTCTCTGGGCACCGATATCTGGTGGCGCTGGCTGACGGCCCGTCGCTTGCGCCCCTACCTTCGCCAGGACCGCCCGGCGCTCGATTTGTGCACGGGCACCGGCGACCTGGCCCTGGGCCTCTCCCGCTACGGCGCCGTGGTGGGATGCGACTTCACCCACCCGATGCTGGTGCGGGCGGCGGCCAAGACCCGGCGCAGGCGGTTGCAGGGGCGGGTACGTTTTGCCGAGGGCGACGCCTTGCGATTGCCTTTTTCCGACGAGTCTTTCACGGCGGTCAGCATCGCCTTCGGATTGCGCAACCTGGAGAGCTATTCGGCGGGACTGAAAGAGATGCTGCGGGTCCTGCGTCCGGGCGGGGCGCTGGCGGTGCTGGAATGCTCACAGCCTCGCCTGCCGGTCTTCAAACACTTCTTT
Above is a window of Acidobacteriota bacterium DNA encoding:
- the ubiE gene encoding bifunctional demethylmenaquinone methyltransferase/2-methoxy-6-polyprenyl-1,4-benzoquinol methylase UbiE; translated protein: MQVSKEPGKIRSMFGAIAHRYDLLNHTLSLGTDIWWRWLTARRLRPYLRQDRPALDLCTGTGDLALGLSRYGAVVGCDFTHPMLVRAAAKTRRRRLQGRVRFAEGDALRLPFSDESFTAVSIAFGLRNLESYSAGLKEMLRVLRPGGALAVLECSQPRLPVFKHFFLFYFNHVLPRVGRLISGDDFAYTYLPTSVADFPGPRQLKALLEECGFRHVRHKLLMGGVACLHVAEKSGT